CTACCTGTTCGATTTATTAATTTAAATAGCTAATGCTCCTGAATCAGACAAGCGAGACTTGAGATCAGAACTGGAGCTTATGAAGACACTCAAGCCGCATCCACATGTCATCAGACTTCTGGGATGTGTCACTGAATCTGGTAAATGAACATCTTTCTCGCACCGCCATTCTATCCACACAACGACTTTTCCTCTCTGTTTCCCAGGTTAAGACTTAACCTGGCTCACGAGGCTGTAAGTGCAGTTTCTAGTTGCAAATCCCCCTTCCGTAAAAATGTGAAATGAGGTGTGAAACTAATCTCGCAAGCAAAATCCTGCATGGAGACCTTGTTCACCTTATCACACAACCGATTAGCTgatggaaaagaagaaaattcagccTATACCTGCTTTCTGTAATTGTAATTTCATATGCATTGTTTTTAGAGCCCTTATTGGTGTTGATCGAGTATGTCCCGTATGGTGATCTCCTTGGTTATTTGAGGAAGAGCCGTGGATTGAATGATAGTTATTACAAAGACCCGGATATCAAACCCAAAACCAGTCTGACGTCACAACAGCTGATGAAGTTTGCTTGGCAAATCGCTGATGGAATGAGTTACTTATCATTGAGAAAGGCAAGTATAAGCTCAAGAAATGAAGCAAGCAGAATCGCTTACAAGAAATAagctgtgttttttttaatggcttGTAATAGCCTCTTACATTTGATAAAAGGAGAGAACTACAAACCGCAAACTTTAATACTGAACTTCTTCTAATATAGTGTCACCTTAACTGATTGGCCGAAAGAAAATATACCCAACTCAGGCGGCATATTTGTGTAGCACCACTAACCTATCGTTGCTTAAGTCACGCACTTCATTTTAGGTCGTTCATCGGGATCTTGCTGCACGTAATGTTTTGGTTGGAGAAAGAGAAACCTGTAAAATAACAGATTTCGGAATGGCCAGAGATGTACAACAGGAAAATATCTATGAACGAAAAACGAAGGTAAATGAATAATAGAATAtaagggaaaatttttttgacaaatgTACCTTATCTATACGACTTCTTAATGTCTTGTATGTTCCAGTGATCTATAGAATCCCGTTTAGAAGAAACTAACACCATAAGGCTTTTTCAGACAATAATGCAAGGCCAAAAATGTTGGCCGGAGGATTCCCGGAGGCATTAAACCAAGACGCGAAATATCTTGCTCTGTTGCCGGACCTGTGTTCGTTAAATTTGGCGCTACCTCAGAAACTATTCGGATTCAAACGATGATAATGACAATAGTTATTTTCTCTCTCTCCCTGTGCTCTTTTAACACAACAAGGGTCGGCTGCCGGTGAAGTGGACAGCATATGAATCGCTGTTGTATGGgcaatacacaacaaaaagtgaTGCGTAAGAATATTTGTTTCTCCTTAAATATGCTGTTTTTATACAAATGCAGAGATGAAgtgaaaaatggataaaatctATTGTCTTTTCTTTCTAACAGATGGAGTTATGGAGTTGTTCTTTACGAAATTTCTACCATAGGTAAATATTTTCTAAACATAAATAAACGAGACGATTTTTTGATGATTGACAgtttggagataaaaatatgTCATCTTTTCTTGAGCACAGAACAGATAGATAATTTCAAGTGAGGTTCAttactttgttgttgttgtcatgtaTAAGTCATAAAAACTGACTGCATTTgcctttttttaaatatattatttGTCATGTGATGCACTTATGCCCAATGACCAGTCGCGTATATACCACGAAGTACAAAATGTTcactctccttttttttttcttttttatttttgaaggtGGTTCACCTTATCCTCGGATGGAGGGCAGGAAAATTGCAAACTTGCTTCAGCAAGGATACAGGATGCCGAAACCAGACCACGTTGACGATGACTTGTGAGTGTTTAGAATTTCCTTGCTCAGGGATATGTAAACGTC
This DNA window, taken from Acropora muricata isolate sample 2 unplaced genomic scaffold, ASM3666990v1 scaffold_749, whole genome shotgun sequence, encodes the following:
- the LOC136907483 gene encoding proto-oncogene tyrosine-protein kinase receptor Ret-like isoform X1 — its product is MKNVNYTHLRPNTSTQEQIPDELAYMPLRRISSTGEGSVIPVSPAPNVEYAPLDMRTLSWEVGRNDVKVEKIIGKGAFGQVAKGTAMNLLSRSGVTTVAIKMVKANAPESDKRDLRSELELMKTLKPHPHVIRLLGCVTESEPLLVLIEYVPYGDLLGYLRKSRGLNDSYYKDPDIKPKTSLTSQQLMKFAWQIADGMSYLSLRKVVHRDLAARNVLVGERETCKITDFGMARDVQQENIYERKTKGRLPVKWTAYESLLYGQYTTKSDAWSYGVVLYEISTIGGSPYPRMEGRKIANLLQQGYRMPKPDHVDDDLYQIMMNCWQSEPEARPSFSDLTQQLKRMENQHKVRLSSKQFKKESFLFITQKKTGPTRCPSSSREIILIHLKLVFHLEFDLPFRELFKVLLTWNTAKQ
- the LOC136907483 gene encoding proto-oncogene tyrosine-protein kinase receptor Ret-like isoform X2, which produces MKNVNYTHLRPNTSTQEQIPDELAYMPLRRISSTGEGSVIPVSPAPNVEYAPLDMRTLSWEVGRNDVKVEKIIGKGAFGQVAKGTAMNLLSRSGVTTVAIKMVKANAPESDKRDLRSELELMKTLKPHPHVIRLLGCVTESEPLLVLIEYVPYGDLLGYLRKSRGLNDSYYKDPDIKPKTSLTSQQLMKFAWQIADGMSYLSLRKVVHRDLAARNVLVGERETCKITDFGMARDVQQENIYERKTKGRLPVKWTAYESLLYGQYTTKSDAWSYGVVLYEISTIGGSPYPRMEGRKIANLLQQGYRMPKPDHVDDDLYQIMMNCWQSEPEARPSFSDLTQQLKRMENQHKRLINMHIYDNALYANLEDLNA